A single Paenibacillus sp. FSL R5-0517 DNA region contains:
- a CDS encoding YqhR family membrane protein, which translates to MTERTHEDTSHHEGQRPRERQPKDRGRRPTQRQGQAHYYTKPFSFALELGFFAGLIWGGLHWLFYLLHFTIVPVGFLAEPFFKHQYIYTAAGHLTGWLFFIVFSVLASLLYTFTIRKLKGPLPGMVYGLVWWLILFVLVGPKLGMMKPLKGLTWDSIITEICFFLLWGLFIGYTVAMEYTDERKREPEQAGA; encoded by the coding sequence ATGACAGAACGTACGCATGAAGATACATCACATCATGAAGGTCAACGACCGAGAGAACGGCAGCCAAAAGACAGGGGCAGGCGCCCTACCCAGAGGCAGGGTCAAGCGCACTACTATACCAAGCCATTTTCCTTTGCTTTGGAGCTTGGTTTCTTTGCAGGTCTAATCTGGGGAGGGCTACACTGGCTATTCTACCTGTTGCACTTTACGATTGTGCCTGTAGGATTTCTCGCAGAGCCTTTTTTCAAACATCAATATATATATACCGCAGCAGGGCATTTGACAGGGTGGCTGTTTTTTATTGTCTTTTCGGTCTTGGCTTCCTTGCTCTACACGTTTACGATTAGAAAATTGAAAGGGCCGTTACCCGGCATGGTGTATGGACTTGTCTGGTGGCTGATTCTCTTTGTACTGGTCGGACCAAAACTGGGAATGATGAAGCCTTTGAAGGGTTTAACATGGGATTCCATCATCACGGAAATCTGCTTCTTTTTGCTATGGGGGCTGTTCATTGGATACACGGTAGCCATGGAGTACACGGATGAACGCAAACGCGAGCCAGAGCAAGCAGGGGCATAG
- the splB gene encoding spore photoproduct lyase, with product MSTSVAQPPVRKAKGTKPFIPDLVYFEPGALEYDKGKRIMEWVTSKDIPYQMTTSHNRITNLPGETEQEKYRMAKRTLVVGVRKTLKFDQSKPSAEYAIPISTGCMGHCHYCYLQTTLGAKPYVRVYVNTEEIIQAAKGYIEERAPEITRFEAACTSDPVGLEHITENLSDLIRFMAEEEYGRLRFVTKYHHVDPLLNIKHNGHTRIRFSVNSDYVIKNFEPATSRFEERIEAAGKIAHAGYPLGFIIAPIMWYEGWEEGYSELLQKLADTLPEEATKDLTFEMIQHRFTKTAKATIEKRYPKTKLEMDIEKRKMKWGRWGQYKYVYKDDQQDALREFITERIFEHFPLANIDYFT from the coding sequence GTGAGTACAAGTGTAGCTCAACCGCCAGTTCGCAAAGCAAAAGGTACTAAACCCTTTATTCCCGATTTGGTGTACTTTGAACCCGGTGCGCTGGAATATGATAAAGGTAAACGTATTATGGAGTGGGTGACTTCCAAAGACATCCCTTATCAGATGACCACATCGCATAACCGGATCACGAATCTACCAGGTGAAACCGAACAAGAAAAGTACCGGATGGCGAAGCGTACTCTGGTCGTTGGTGTGCGCAAAACACTCAAGTTCGACCAGTCGAAACCTTCAGCGGAATATGCCATTCCTATCTCTACAGGCTGTATGGGACACTGCCATTATTGTTATCTTCAAACTACACTTGGTGCCAAACCTTATGTCCGGGTGTACGTCAATACCGAGGAGATCATTCAGGCTGCCAAAGGGTATATCGAAGAGCGCGCGCCAGAAATCACTCGATTTGAAGCCGCCTGTACGTCTGATCCCGTAGGACTCGAGCATATCACGGAGAATTTAAGTGACTTGATCCGTTTTATGGCAGAAGAAGAATATGGACGCTTGCGCTTCGTAACCAAATATCATCACGTTGATCCGTTGCTGAACATTAAGCATAACGGCCACACCCGTATCCGGTTTAGTGTCAATTCGGATTATGTCATCAAAAACTTTGAACCGGCTACCTCCAGATTTGAGGAACGCATAGAAGCTGCTGGCAAAATTGCACACGCAGGTTACCCTCTTGGCTTCATTATCGCTCCTATTATGTGGTATGAGGGCTGGGAAGAAGGATATTCCGAGCTGTTGCAGAAGCTGGCAGATACACTTCCAGAGGAAGCAACCAAGGACCTTACGTTTGAGATGATCCAGCACCGTTTTACCAAAACGGCCAAAGCGACCATTGAAAAGCGTTATCCTAAGACCAAGCTGGAGATGGATATCGAGAAACGCAAGATGAAATGGGGCCGCTGGGGCCAGTACAAGTATGTGTATAAAGATGATCAGCAAGATGCGCTGCGCGAATTCATTACGGAACGGATCTTTGAACATTTTCCACTAGCCAATATTGATTACTTCACCTAA
- a CDS encoding Xaa-Pro peptidase family protein codes for MENKRVNKLREAMRERELRAMLITNPINRRYMTGFTGSAGYVLITEQDAFLLTDFRYMAQAPQQAKGFTVVEHGAKPMDTVRELLASANIKEVGFEQDSVTFGTHSAYAEALQSIELKAVSGIVEQLRMFKDEDEIAVMQRAADLADATFSHVLQFAKPGMTEREVDLEMEFFMRKHGATSSSFDTIVASGERSAMPHGVASSKAIGQNELITFDFGALLDGYCSDLTRTIATGTPVPELRKIYDIVLEAQLHTLENLKPGMTGREADALARDIIAGHGYGDQFGHSTGHGLGMEVHEAPRLSKLSDDVLKPGMVVTVEPGIYIDGLGGVRIEDDVVITETGIHILTKSDKKFTVIG; via the coding sequence ATGGAAAACAAACGAGTTAATAAATTGCGTGAAGCCATGCGTGAGCGTGAACTCAGAGCAATGCTGATTACAAACCCGATTAACCGTCGTTATATGACGGGTTTTACAGGCTCGGCGGGATATGTGCTGATTACGGAACAGGATGCTTTCTTGTTGACTGATTTCCGTTACATGGCTCAAGCGCCTCAGCAAGCCAAAGGATTCACTGTTGTGGAGCATGGAGCTAAGCCGATGGATACGGTGCGCGAACTGCTTGCGTCCGCGAATATCAAAGAAGTAGGCTTCGAGCAGGATAGTGTTACATTCGGCACGCACTCTGCTTATGCTGAAGCACTTCAATCTATTGAACTGAAAGCTGTATCCGGGATTGTGGAACAACTTCGCATGTTCAAGGATGAAGACGAGATCGCGGTCATGCAGAGAGCGGCAGATCTGGCAGATGCCACATTCAGCCACGTTTTGCAGTTTGCAAAACCAGGCATGACGGAGCGGGAAGTGGATCTGGAGATGGAGTTTTTCATGCGCAAACATGGAGCAACGTCCTCTTCGTTTGACACCATTGTAGCATCGGGTGAACGTTCTGCTATGCCTCACGGGGTAGCGAGCAGCAAGGCTATCGGGCAAAATGAGTTAATTACATTTGACTTTGGTGCACTTTTGGACGGATACTGTTCAGATCTGACACGTACCATTGCAACAGGTACACCTGTACCTGAACTGCGCAAAATTTATGACATTGTACTGGAAGCTCAGTTACATACGCTGGAGAACCTGAAACCGGGCATGACCGGACGGGAAGCAGATGCATTGGCTCGTGATATCATTGCAGGTCACGGATACGGAGATCAATTCGGACACAGCACAGGCCACGGTCTGGGTATGGAAGTTCACGAAGCTCCTCGTTTGTCCAAGCTTAGCGACGATGTATTGAAACCGGGTATGGTTGTTACCGTTGAACCGGGTATATATATTGATGGGCTTGGCGGCGTGCGTATCGAGGATGACGTAGTGATTACCGAGACGGGTATTCATATTCTCACGAAGTCGGACAAGAAGTTCACCGTAATCGGCTAA
- the aroQ gene encoding type II 3-dehydroquinate dehydratase — protein sequence MKRIIVINGPNLNMLGVREPGIYGTLSLKDIEDKIRRQADELGVSIAFYQSNHEGDIIDRIHAAMGEADGMILNAGAFTHYSYAIRDAINAVKVPTVEVHLSNIHAREAFRHHSVIAAETIGQIAGFGEVSYELGLLALVRHLDKQT from the coding sequence ATGAAACGAATTATTGTGATCAATGGTCCGAACCTGAACATGCTTGGCGTACGCGAACCAGGCATCTATGGAACGCTTAGTCTGAAGGATATTGAGGACAAAATTCGCAGACAGGCTGATGAACTTGGCGTCTCCATCGCTTTTTATCAATCGAACCATGAAGGGGATATCATTGATCGTATTCATGCAGCGATGGGCGAAGCAGACGGAATGATATTGAATGCCGGAGCATTTACTCATTATAGCTATGCTATACGTGATGCAATCAATGCTGTAAAAGTCCCTACAGTGGAAGTACATCTATCCAACATTCATGCACGCGAAGCGTTCAGACATCATTCAGTGATTGCAGCGGAAACAATCGGGCAGATTGCCGGATTTGGCGAAGTAAGCTATGAACTGGGATTGCTGGCTCTTGTGCGTCATCTGGACAAACAAACCTGA
- a CDS encoding family 10 glycosylhydrolase, producing the protein MNVRKGLMLLLIFVLGLQTAGMTAQAAGQKEIAIFLDGNRLESDVSPYILPKVNVTMVPLRVISEGLGASVLWSQATRTVTIQKSDSVITMTSGRQQANVDNAVVGLDASVELKQGRVMVPIRFVSENLGIRVNWNQSAQTIDLYTGDVSTPTPEPTPAIPAEPGGTGTVPASEEMRGAWISTVNGDWPSSGAKGNVEKQKQEYTKQLDTLQGMGINAVFVQVRANGDAIYPSGLVPWNSVLTGTQGKDPGYDPLAFMIEEAHKRGLEFHAWFNPFRATNSASTSNLAANHISKLHPDWIVNASGKMYINPGIPEARQHIIDTIMEVVNQYNIDGVHLDDYFYPSNVTFNDDAAFKTYNTLNTKDRAEWRRDNINQFVKQLGQSIHRVKANVEYGISPFGVWRNKSVDLTGSDTKAGVTAYDSMNADVRTWINQEWIDYVAPQVYWSMTLSAARYDKVVDWWANEVANTNVKLYIGHAPYKLGTPEIGWQTSQEIIDQLNYNKKYGSVKGDIFFSSQYLTKNPLGLIAKLKAYYGL; encoded by the coding sequence ATGAATGTTCGTAAAGGATTGATGCTGCTGCTCATTTTTGTACTTGGATTACAGACAGCAGGCATGACGGCACAAGCAGCCGGACAGAAGGAGATTGCTATTTTCCTGGACGGCAACCGCTTGGAATCGGATGTATCACCATACATCTTGCCCAAGGTCAATGTAACGATGGTACCTCTGCGTGTCATTAGCGAAGGACTGGGTGCATCTGTACTATGGTCTCAGGCTACTCGTACCGTGACCATCCAGAAGTCCGATTCCGTCATCACGATGACAAGTGGACGCCAGCAGGCGAACGTGGATAACGCTGTAGTTGGTCTGGATGCATCGGTAGAATTGAAACAGGGTCGGGTTATGGTACCTATTCGATTTGTCAGTGAGAACCTTGGCATTCGGGTGAATTGGAACCAATCAGCCCAGACCATTGATTTGTACACAGGAGACGTTTCAACACCAACACCTGAACCAACTCCGGCAATCCCGGCAGAGCCTGGAGGCACAGGCACTGTACCGGCATCTGAAGAGATGCGGGGAGCATGGATCTCCACTGTAAATGGAGACTGGCCTTCATCCGGGGCGAAGGGAAATGTAGAGAAGCAAAAGCAAGAATATACGAAACAGCTTGATACATTACAAGGCATGGGCATTAACGCCGTATTTGTCCAAGTCAGAGCAAACGGGGATGCCATCTATCCTTCAGGTCTGGTACCTTGGAACAGTGTGCTGACAGGGACACAGGGTAAAGATCCAGGTTATGATCCCCTCGCCTTCATGATTGAGGAAGCTCACAAGCGGGGCCTGGAGTTCCATGCCTGGTTTAATCCGTTTAGGGCGACCAACTCAGCGAGTACATCCAATCTGGCTGCAAACCACATCTCCAAGCTTCATCCCGACTGGATTGTGAATGCATCCGGTAAAATGTACATTAACCCGGGCATCCCGGAAGCCAGACAGCATATTATCGATACAATCATGGAAGTGGTCAATCAATATAATATTGATGGTGTACACCTGGATGATTATTTCTATCCATCCAATGTGACGTTTAATGATGATGCAGCCTTCAAAACCTATAACACATTGAATACGAAAGACCGTGCTGAATGGCGTCGGGACAATATTAATCAGTTCGTCAAGCAGCTCGGACAGAGCATTCATAGGGTAAAAGCGAACGTTGAATATGGAATTAGTCCATTCGGTGTATGGCGTAATAAATCTGTTGATCTGACCGGCTCTGATACCAAAGCAGGAGTAACCGCGTATGACAGCATGAATGCAGATGTGCGGACATGGATCAATCAGGAGTGGATCGACTATGTCGCTCCTCAGGTGTATTGGAGTATGACACTAAGCGCAGCTCGATACGACAAAGTTGTGGACTGGTGGGCGAATGAAGTGGCTAATACAAATGTAAAATTGTACATTGGTCACGCTCCTTATAAGCTGGGCACGCCGGAAATTGGCTGGCAGACATCACAGGAGATCATCGATCAGCTGAACTACAACAAAAAGTATGGCTCGGTCAAAGGAGACATTTTCTTTAGCTCACAGTACCTGACGAAGAACCCTCTTGGGTTGATTGCCAAATTGAAAGCCTACTATGGTCTATAA
- a CDS encoding aspartate kinase, with protein sequence MSLYVMKFGGSSVGDTERMKRVAGRVVEKADEGHRCVVVVSAMGDTTDDLIDQAKQLNSELPAREMDMLLTTGEQISISLLSMAIQALGRKAVSFTGWQAGFRTEPVHGKARIHDIHPDRVNAALAEGNIVIVAGFQGMTEDGEITTLGRGGSDTTAVALAAAIKADACEIYTDVDGIYSTDPRIVKVARKLKEISYDEMLELANLGAAVLHPRAVEYAKHSGVPLIVRSSFNHNEGTVVKEEAAMEQGVVVSGIAYDKNVARISILGVPDVPGVLAEVFGALAANQLDVDIIVQSGVMDGKADFSFSVALSDRENALRVIEGLHSRLPYREVTSEENLVKISIVGAGMVSHPGVAAKMFKVISAEGVSIKMVSTSEIKVSCVIDGDKLHDVIKALHTAYDLDTAEQAVIGGPQDRR encoded by the coding sequence TTGTCATTGTACGTCATGAAATTTGGGGGCAGCTCGGTCGGAGATACAGAACGCATGAAGCGTGTAGCCGGACGTGTTGTAGAAAAAGCGGATGAAGGACATCGGTGTGTAGTCGTGGTTTCGGCCATGGGGGATACAACAGATGATTTGATTGATCAGGCAAAACAACTGAATAGTGAGCTGCCTGCTCGTGAGATGGATATGCTCTTAACCACAGGAGAACAGATTTCGATCTCTTTGTTATCCATGGCTATTCAAGCGCTTGGGCGCAAGGCAGTATCGTTTACAGGCTGGCAAGCGGGTTTCCGCACAGAGCCAGTTCATGGAAAAGCACGTATTCATGATATTCATCCAGACCGTGTGAATGCAGCACTTGCTGAAGGCAACATCGTTATTGTTGCAGGCTTCCAGGGCATGACGGAAGACGGCGAGATCACAACATTGGGTCGTGGTGGTTCGGATACTACAGCGGTAGCGCTGGCAGCAGCCATTAAGGCTGATGCGTGTGAGATCTATACGGATGTAGACGGAATATATTCTACGGACCCGCGGATCGTTAAGGTAGCGCGCAAGTTGAAGGAAATATCGTACGACGAAATGCTGGAGCTCGCTAATTTGGGGGCAGCGGTGCTGCATCCGCGTGCTGTAGAGTACGCGAAGCATTCCGGTGTACCTTTAATTGTAAGATCCAGCTTTAACCATAATGAAGGAACGGTTGTGAAGGAGGAAGCAGCAATGGAACAAGGCGTAGTGGTTAGTGGAATTGCCTATGACAAAAATGTGGCTCGCATCAGTATTTTGGGTGTGCCGGATGTACCAGGAGTTCTGGCCGAAGTATTTGGTGCACTTGCGGCAAATCAGCTGGATGTGGACATTATCGTTCAGAGCGGAGTGATGGATGGAAAAGCGGACTTTTCTTTCTCTGTGGCGCTGTCTGATCGTGAGAACGCATTGCGTGTCATTGAAGGCCTTCACAGCCGTTTGCCTTACCGTGAAGTCACATCAGAGGAGAACCTCGTTAAAATCTCCATTGTTGGTGCAGGCATGGTCAGTCACCCAGGTGTAGCTGCGAAGATGTTCAAAGTCATCTCCGCTGAAGGCGTGAGCATCAAAATGGTGAGTACTTCGGAGATCAAAGTATCTTGTGTTATTGATGGAGATAAGCTGCATGACGTCATTAAGGCATTGCATACAGCATATGATCTCGACACTGCCGAGCAAGCCGTTATCGGTGGACCACAAGATCGCAGATAA
- a CDS encoding metal ABC transporter permease, whose translation MEILMSDFFQRALAGGLLIGITAPLIGLFLVLRRLSMIGDTLSHVTIAGVALGFLIEVYPIAVGLIFAVLASFAIEKLRKAYKSYAELSIAIIMSGGVALASLFFTLGKGYNADVMSYLFGSIYTLDATDLKLVGVVTLIVVIVVALLHKEFFLLSFEEDAAAVTGLPVKILNMLITVMTALVISTAIKIVGALLVSALLTIPVAVSLLMARSFKSAIILSVVIGEIAVVLGLVVAGIWNLAPGATIVLLLIMMLILTMIGKKGFRA comes from the coding sequence TTGGAAATATTAATGAGTGATTTTTTTCAGCGTGCGCTGGCGGGTGGGTTGCTAATCGGTATTACCGCTCCGTTAATCGGACTGTTTCTGGTCTTGCGGCGGTTATCCATGATCGGAGACACCTTGTCTCATGTGACCATTGCCGGGGTTGCACTTGGATTCCTGATTGAAGTGTATCCCATTGCGGTAGGCTTGATATTTGCCGTGCTTGCTTCATTTGCGATAGAGAAATTGCGCAAAGCGTATAAAAGTTACGCCGAATTATCGATTGCCATTATCATGTCCGGTGGCGTCGCTCTTGCTTCCTTGTTCTTCACGCTGGGCAAAGGATATAATGCAGATGTCATGAGTTATTTGTTCGGCAGCATATATACCTTAGACGCTACGGATCTGAAGCTGGTAGGTGTGGTTACGCTGATCGTGGTGATTGTAGTGGCATTGTTACATAAGGAATTTTTCCTGCTCAGCTTTGAGGAAGATGCAGCAGCGGTTACAGGATTGCCTGTAAAAATTCTGAACATGTTAATCACTGTAATGACAGCACTCGTTATTAGTACGGCGATCAAGATTGTCGGCGCACTACTGGTGTCAGCGCTATTGACCATTCCGGTAGCGGTCAGCCTGTTAATGGCTCGAAGTTTCAAATCCGCGATAATTCTGTCCGTGGTGATCGGTGAAATTGCTGTAGTCCTTGGATTGGTTGTTGCAGGCATTTGGAACCTCGCACCTGGAGCAACGATCGTATTATTGCTGATTATGATGCTGATTCTGACGATGATTGGAAAAAAAGGGTTCCGAGCCTGA
- the efp gene encoding elongation factor P yields MISVNDFKTGLTVQVDNDIYTVLDFQHVKPGKGAAFVRSKLKNLRNGNTVEKTFRAGETIGRAIIENRGVSYLYASGTEHTFMDNETYDQFTLTSDQLEWELNFLKENMVVKIVSYQGEILGIDLPTSVELKVIETEPSVKGNTAQGATKNAKVETGLNVQVPLFINEGDVLLIDTREGKYSSRA; encoded by the coding sequence GTGATTTCAGTAAACGATTTTAAAACAGGCTTGACCGTGCAAGTAGACAACGATATCTATACCGTGCTTGATTTCCAACACGTTAAACCAGGTAAAGGCGCTGCCTTCGTACGTTCCAAATTGAAAAACCTGCGTAATGGTAACACCGTTGAAAAAACATTCCGCGCAGGCGAAACCATTGGTCGTGCCATCATCGAAAACCGCGGCGTATCCTATCTGTATGCGAGTGGTACAGAGCACACGTTCATGGATAACGAAACTTATGATCAGTTCACATTGACTAGTGATCAACTGGAATGGGAATTGAACTTCCTGAAAGAAAACATGGTCGTTAAAATCGTTAGCTACCAAGGTGAAATCCTCGGAATCGACTTGCCAACAAGCGTTGAGTTGAAAGTCATCGAGACTGAGCCAAGTGTTAAAGGTAACACTGCACAAGGCGCTACCAAAAATGCCAAAGTGGAAACAGGCTTGAACGTACAGGTTCCTTTGTTCATTAACGAAGGTGACGTTCTCCTGATTGACACACGTGAAGGTAAATACTCTTCCCGTGCGTAA
- the mntR gene encoding transcriptional regulator MntR, producing MPTPSMEDYLERIYKLIDEKGYARVSDIAEGLEVHPSSVTKMIQKLDKDEYLIYEKYRGLVLTPKGKKMGKRLMERHHLLEQFLTTIGVQEENIYNDVEGIEHHLSWDSITCIESLVEYFRQDESRLRDLKNLQDVMSNTES from the coding sequence ATGCCAACGCCCAGTATGGAAGATTATTTGGAGCGTATATACAAATTAATTGATGAAAAGGGCTATGCTCGTGTGTCTGATATAGCTGAAGGACTGGAAGTGCATCCTTCATCGGTGACGAAGATGATCCAAAAGCTGGACAAAGACGAGTACCTGATCTATGAGAAGTACCGCGGACTGGTGCTTACGCCAAAAGGCAAAAAGATGGGCAAACGTTTGATGGAACGCCATCATCTGCTTGAACAATTTTTGACAACGATTGGTGTTCAGGAAGAAAATATCTACAATGATGTGGAAGGCATTGAACATCACCTGAGTTGGGACTCCATTACATGTATTGAGTCCTTGGTTGAATACTTCCGTCAGGATGAGAGTCGGTTACGTGACCTCAAAAATCTTCAGGACGTCATGAGTAATACGGAGTCTTGA
- a CDS encoding cytochrome c biogenesis protein CcdA produces the protein MPDVNVWMAFVAGLVSFISPCCLPLYPSYLSYITGMTVQQLKDDRNQREVRFKTMTHTLAFILGFSAVFYSLGLGAGLFGQFFNDNRELIRQLSAILIMLMGLFLLGVFKPQFLMKERKMDMKWKPAGYLGSFIFGIGFSAGWSPCIGPILTAIIAMAASEPTTWLALITGYTAGFAIPFFILAFFIGSTRWILRYSNVMMKIGGALMLFLGILLFTDQMTKITIWLQQITPDWMII, from the coding sequence ATGCCTGATGTTAATGTATGGATGGCTTTTGTAGCAGGTTTGGTCTCATTTATATCACCATGCTGTCTTCCGTTGTATCCGTCATATCTCTCTTACATTACAGGGATGACGGTGCAACAATTGAAGGATGACCGCAATCAGCGAGAAGTCCGCTTTAAGACCATGACGCACACGCTGGCGTTTATTCTGGGCTTTTCGGCTGTGTTTTATTCGCTTGGCTTGGGTGCCGGACTGTTTGGCCAATTTTTCAATGATAACCGGGAACTGATTCGGCAATTGTCTGCGATTTTGATTATGCTTATGGGGTTATTTTTGCTTGGTGTGTTCAAACCGCAGTTTCTAATGAAGGAACGAAAGATGGATATGAAGTGGAAACCAGCAGGCTATCTGGGCTCTTTCATATTTGGTATCGGTTTCTCAGCAGGATGGTCGCCTTGTATTGGGCCTATTCTAACAGCGATTATTGCAATGGCTGCGAGTGAACCCACCACCTGGCTGGCGCTGATTACAGGTTATACTGCAGGGTTCGCCATCCCGTTCTTCATTTTGGCGTTTTTTATTGGTTCGACACGCTGGATCTTACGGTATTCCAATGTCATGATGAAAATCGGGGGAGCATTGATGCTATTCCTTGGAATATTGCTTTTTACAGACCAGATGACGAAGATTACGATCTGGTTGCAGCAGATTACACCAGACTGGATGATTATTTAA
- a CDS encoding patatin-like phospholipase family protein gives MLINAVFEGGGVKGISLAGAVQGAQDCGIQFNRVAGTSSGSIVAALLAAGYRAEEMKDIIEKTPFISLLRRSPIFNTRWIGPAARLFLKKGLYSGEALESWIRKMLEQKGIRTFADLPQGKLLITASDISNGTILVLPDDIRRFGIDPAKLDVAKAVRMSCSIPYFFDPVVIRKSPVFSKGLPFQDQFVYVVDGGLLSNFPLWLFDGDRTGQGGDVIPVVGFKMVGKTEVEPARIKGPLSMLQALVETMLTAHDERYIEQINRFRTVKIPTLGIKPTQFHLSLQDSTALYRSGVTAGSEFFNGWNMKMYDEQLDKQRKELRKKQAEAPPLIPV, from the coding sequence ATGTTAATTAACGCGGTATTTGAAGGTGGAGGCGTCAAGGGAATATCGCTTGCAGGTGCTGTTCAGGGTGCTCAAGATTGTGGCATTCAGTTTAATCGGGTAGCTGGCACGTCATCCGGCTCCATTGTAGCTGCGCTGCTGGCCGCCGGTTATCGGGCCGAAGAGATGAAAGACATTATTGAGAAAACACCCTTTATTTCATTGCTGCGTCGTTCCCCCATTTTTAATACCCGATGGATCGGACCCGCAGCAAGGCTGTTCTTGAAGAAAGGACTGTATTCAGGAGAAGCGCTGGAATCATGGATTCGCAAGATGCTGGAGCAAAAAGGGATTCGCACATTCGCTGACTTGCCGCAAGGCAAGTTGCTTATAACCGCATCGGACATATCCAATGGGACCATCTTGGTGCTGCCGGACGATATTCGGCGGTTTGGCATTGATCCTGCCAAGCTGGATGTGGCAAAAGCGGTACGTATGAGTTGCAGTATTCCGTATTTTTTCGATCCGGTTGTCATACGCAAATCGCCAGTATTCTCCAAAGGGCTTCCTTTTCAAGATCAGTTCGTGTACGTAGTGGATGGTGGGTTGCTTAGCAATTTTCCGTTGTGGCTCTTCGATGGTGATCGTACGGGACAGGGGGGAGATGTTATTCCAGTCGTCGGATTCAAAATGGTGGGCAAAACGGAGGTGGAACCTGCCCGGATTAAAGGACCGCTAAGCATGCTTCAAGCCCTTGTGGAGACGATGCTCACAGCACATGATGAACGCTACATCGAACAGATTAACCGGTTTCGTACCGTGAAGATACCAACGCTTGGCATTAAACCAACACAATTTCATTTATCGTTACAGGACAGCACGGCTTTATACCGTTCAGGTGTTACCGCAGGAAGCGAATTTTTCAACGGGTGGAATATGAAAATGTATGATGAACAGCTGGACAAACAAAGAAAAGAATTACGCAAGAAACAAGCAGAAGCTCCACCGCTGATTCCTGTATAA
- a CDS encoding DUF1385 domain-containing protein, translating into MPQQSKPVSYGGQAVIEGVMFGGKHVNVTAVRRKDGEITYLEVPKQDKSWVTKLRRIPLLRGIVSIIDSSVKGSRHLNYSADAYADDELEPEEKAKQKEKEGSGWSLSMIIGVTAVAILSFLFGKVVLTLLPVVIENFLFKNAFDNQFLHNLLEGGIKLILLLAYLWLISQTPMIKRLFQYHGAEHKVISAHEAGEELTPENVQKYSRLHYRCGSSFIMLTVIIGVFLYSLFTYDNLWERMGQRLLLLPVVLGISFELLKLTNSVRDIPVLRYLGYPGLWLQLLTTKEPTNEQVEVSIASFNRMRELDAKLANVSATSEVPVATLDPVKG; encoded by the coding sequence TTGCCTCAACAATCCAAGCCTGTCAGCTATGGGGGGCAAGCTGTCATTGAAGGCGTAATGTTTGGTGGGAAACATGTCAACGTTACAGCTGTTCGTAGAAAAGACGGCGAAATTACGTATCTGGAAGTTCCCAAGCAAGACAAGTCCTGGGTCACGAAATTGCGGCGGATTCCTTTATTACGCGGAATTGTCAGCATTATAGATTCAAGTGTCAAAGGTAGCAGACATCTCAATTATTCTGCTGACGCCTATGCTGATGATGAACTGGAACCGGAAGAGAAAGCCAAGCAAAAAGAGAAAGAAGGTTCGGGGTGGAGCCTTAGCATGATCATTGGTGTGACCGCCGTAGCTATCCTCTCATTCCTTTTTGGTAAAGTTGTGCTCACATTGCTTCCTGTTGTTATCGAGAATTTTCTATTCAAAAATGCATTCGACAATCAGTTTTTGCATAATTTACTGGAAGGCGGCATTAAGCTGATCCTGTTACTGGCCTATCTGTGGTTAATCTCACAGACGCCGATGATTAAACGTCTCTTCCAGTATCATGGAGCGGAACACAAAGTCATTAGCGCACATGAAGCTGGTGAAGAACTGACACCGGAGAACGTGCAAAAGTACAGCCGTCTGCACTACCGCTGCGGAAGCAGCTTCATCATGTTGACTGTCATTATTGGCGTGTTTCTATACTCCCTCTTCACGTACGATAACCTCTGGGAACGTATGGGTCAGCGTCTGTTGTTATTGCCAGTTGTGCTAGGCATTTCTTTTGAACTGTTAAAGCTCACGAATTCTGTACGCGATATTCCTGTACTGCGTTATCTCGGCTATCCGGGATTGTGGCTGCAATTGCTGACAACAAAAGAACCGACCAACGAACAGGTAGAAGTATCCATTGCTTCGTTTAACCGTATGCGTGAGTTGGATGCCAAGCTTGCCAATGTCTCTGCTACATCAGAAGTACCTGTTGCAACACTCGATCCTGTGAAAGGGTGA